One stretch of Ptiloglossa arizonensis isolate GNS036 chromosome 7, iyPtiAriz1_principal, whole genome shotgun sequence DNA includes these proteins:
- the Vha100-2 gene encoding V-type ATPase subunit a family protein Vha100-2 yields the protein MGAMFRSEQMALCQMFIQPESAYLSVSELGETGTVQFRDLNSDVNYFQRKFVNEVRRCDEMERKLRYIEAEVRKDGVPIVENLMELPRAPNPRAIIDLEANLEKHGNDILELSQNAVNLKSNYLELMELRHVLEKTQVFFMEEEANDSITRTLINEEAPNSAPSAISRGRLEFVAGVINRERVPAFERMLWRISRGNVFLRQAELERPLEDPATGNKIYKTAFVAFFQGEQLKSRIKKVCSGFHATLYPCPHSHSERDEMVKGVRTRLEDLNMVLNQTQKHRQSVLQDVAKKLPNWTIMVRKMKAIYHTMNLFNMDVSKKCLIGECWVPLADLDIVRNCLAEGSRLCGGSIPSFLNVIHTNESPPTFNRTNKFTRGFQNLIDAYGVASYREANPALYTIITFPFLFSVMFGDAGHGLIVTLFAVYMITLEKKFLTQKSSSEIWNIFFAGRYIILLMGLFSIYTGLIYNDIFSKSVNIFGSSWQISYNTQTILDNDVLQLDPATHDYKQVPYPLGMDPVWVLAENKIIFLNSYKMKLSIIFGVVHMIFGVCMSVINIMFFKRYSSLFFEFLPQVLFLIFLFFYLVVLMFVKWVLYDAASEDKKFLPTCAPSVLITFINMMLGGHTPMAAGCPEYMFPGQASLQLVLVILAVLCIPIMLFGRPVYFLLSRKRKKMGKSWSNGTASQDIELQSESLQTVSATSEANEHDHEEESFGEIMIHQAIHTIEYVLSTISHTASYLRLWALSLAHGQLSDVLWSMVLRTGFGAVENNYVQSVILFVVFAAWAFFTLSILVLMEGLSAFLHTLRLHWVEFMSKFYDGQGQAFQPFSFKTILDTEESED from the exons ATGGGGGCGATGTTCAGGAGCGAACAGATGGCTCTCTGCCAGATGTTCATTCAGCCAGAGTCGGCCTACCTTTCCGTTTCTGAACTCGGAGAAACTGGTACGGTGCAATTTCGTGAC CTCAACAGCGATGTCAATTACTTTCAACGAAAGTTTGTGAACGAAGTCCGTCGGTGCGATGAAATGGAACGGAAGCTTCGGTATATAGAAGCGGAAGTAAGAAAGGATGGAGTGCCAATTGTCGAAAACCTCATGGAGTTACCACGAGCACCGAATCCACGTGCAATTATAGATCTCGAG GCCAATCTCGAGAAACATGGGAACGACATATTAGAGCTGAGCCAAAACGCGGTGAACCTGAAGAGTAACTATCTCGAGTTGATGGAATTACGGCACGTGCTCGAGAAGACGCAAGTGTTTTTCATGGAG GAAGAGGCCAATGACTCGATTACCAGGACTCTAATTAACGAGGAGGCACCGAATTCGGCACCAAGCGCGATAAGTCGGGGACGTCTCGA attTGTTGCTGgagtaataaaccgagaacgAGTGCCAGCTTTCGAGCGAATGCTATGGCGAATATCCCGAGGAAACGTATTTCTACGACAAGCTGAATTAGAAAGGCCACTAGAAGATCCAGCTACT GGCAATAAGATTTACAAAACGGCCTTTGTCGCATTTTTCCAAGGAGAACAACTGAAAAGTCGTATCAAGAAAGTTTGCAGTGGTTTCCACGCAACTTTGTATCCCTGTCCGCATAGTCACTCGGAGCGTGATGAAATGGTTAAGGGAGTTCGCACGAGATTAGAAGATTTAAACATG GTTTTAAACCAAACGCAAAAACATCGTCAAAGTGTGCTGCAAGACGTGGCTAAAAAGCTACCCAACTGGACTATCATGGTTCGAAAGATGAAGGCAATTTATCATACAATGAACCTATTTAATATGGATGTTTCCAAAAAGTGCCTTATAGGAGAATGCTGGGTGCCCCTTGCAGATCTTGACATTGTCCGAAATTGTCTTGCCGAGGGATCG CGACTCTGTGGTGGTTCAATACCATCTTTCCTCAATGTTATCCACACAAATGAAAGCCCGCCGACGTTTAACAGGACGAACAAGTTCACGAGAGGTTTTCAAAATTTGATTGACGCGTATGGCGTGGCATCCTACCGCGAAGCTAACCCGGCCCTTTATACAATTATCACTTTTCCTTTTCTATTTAGTGTCATGTTCGGCGATGCTGGCCATG GTTTGATTGTTACCTTGTTTGCTGTGTATATGATCACATTGGAGAAGAAGTTTTTGACGCAAAAGTCATCGTCGGAAATttggaacatatttttcgccggTCGTTACATTATATTGCTCATGGGTCTGTTCTCCATTTACACTGGCCTTATCTACAATGACATATTCTCAAAGTCAGTTAACATATTCGGATCTAGTTGGCAAATTTCATATAATACACAAACAATCCTGGATAATGATGTGCTTCAGTTGGATCCGGCTACCCATGATTATAAACAAGTACCATATCCTCTGGGTATGGATCCAGTTTGGGTACTAGCTGAGAACAAGATTATATTCTTAAATTCGTACAAAATGAAACTGTCGATCATCTTCGGTGTCGTGCACATGATCTTTGGTGTCTGCATGAGTGTCATCAATATTAT GTTCTTCAAGAGATACTCGagtttatttttcgaattcttaCCACAAGTGCTCTtccttattttcttatttttctatttgGTGGTTTTGATGTTTGTCAAGTGGGTCTTATACGACGCCGCTTCAGAAG ATAAGAAGTTCCTACCGACATGTGCCCCATCAGTGTTGATTACATTTATTAATATGATGTTGGGCGGTCATACCCCTATGGCAGCAGGTTGTCCAGAATATATGTTTCCTGGTCAGGCTTCTTTACAATTGGTGTTAGTAATATTGGCAGTATTGTGTATCCCTATAATGCTTTTCGGCAGACCAGTTTACTTTTTGCTCTcaagaaagaggaagaaaatggGTAAAAGTTGG AGTAATGGAACTGCATCTCAAGACATCGAATTGCAATCCGAAAGTCTGCAAACTGTTTCCGCGACCAGCGAAGCAAATGAACATGATCACGAAGAAGAATCGTTTGGCGAAATTATGATCCATCAAGCTATTCATACCATAGAATACGTTCTTTCAACGATATCTCACACTgcttcgtatctacgtttatGGGCTTTGTCTCTGGCTCATGGACAACTGTCTGACGTATTATGGTCGATGGTGTTACGCACCGGTTTTGGCGctgtagaaaataattatgtacagagtgttattttattcgttgtcTTTGCCGCTTGGGCCTTCTTCACCCTTTCTATTCTAGTTCTGATGGAAGGGCTTTCAGCTTTTCTTCACACGCTTCGACTTCATTG